In Gemmatimonadetes bacterium T265, one DNA window encodes the following:
- a CDS encoding 3-ketoacyl-ACP reductase encodes MSGATDGNGRAAVVTGASRGIGAAIAERLARDGFAVAINYAGSAGAAEALARGVASSGGRAIVVQADVGDPAAVRRLFDETERAFGGVDVLVNNAGVMQLAPIAESDDALFDRQIAVNLKGTFNGLREAARRLRDGGRIVNFSTSVVGTRLETYGVYAATKAAVETMTAILAKELRGRSITVNAVAPGATATELFLDGKSPELVNRIAQMNPFGRLGTPEEIAAVVSFLAGPDGGWVNGQVLRANGGMV; translated from the coding sequence ATGAGCGGAGCGACGGACGGCAACGGCAGGGCGGCCGTCGTGACCGGGGCCTCGCGGGGCATCGGCGCGGCGATCGCGGAACGGCTGGCGCGCGACGGCTTCGCCGTGGCGATCAACTACGCGGGGAGCGCCGGGGCGGCCGAGGCGCTCGCACGGGGCGTCGCGTCGAGCGGCGGGCGGGCCATCGTGGTGCAGGCCGACGTCGGCGACCCGGCGGCGGTGCGGCGCCTGTTCGACGAGACGGAGCGCGCCTTCGGCGGCGTCGACGTGCTCGTCAACAACGCGGGCGTCATGCAACTCGCCCCGATCGCCGAGAGCGACGACGCGCTCTTCGACCGCCAGATCGCGGTCAACCTCAAGGGCACGTTCAACGGCCTGCGGGAGGCCGCCCGGCGCCTCCGAGACGGCGGACGAATCGTGAACTTCTCGACCAGCGTCGTCGGCACGCGCCTCGAGACGTACGGCGTCTACGCGGCGACCAAGGCCGCCGTCGAAACGATGACTGCGATCCTCGCGAAGGAGTTGCGCGGGCGCTCGATCACCGTGAACGCGGTCGCGCCGGGCGCGACCGCGACCGAGCTGTTTCTGGACGGCAAGTCGCCGGAGCTGGTGAACCGGATCGCGCAGATGAACCCGTTCGGTCGACTCGGCACGCCCGAGGAGATCGCGGCGGTCGTGTCCTTTCTCGCCGGACCGGACGGGGGCTGGGTCAACGGGCAGGTCCTGCGCGCGAACGGCGGGATGGTGTGA
- the arsB gene encoding arsenic transporter: MTAPVADGLTWGVVALATAGVIARPWKLPEAVWAVSGAVLLVALGLLPARVAAAGVGKGLDVYFFLTGMMLLSEIARREGLFDTVAALAVARAGGSPRRLFLLVYAVGTVVTALLSNDATAVVLTPAVFAAARRARVDPLPYVLVCAFVANAASFVLPISNPANLVLYGGRVPPLGRWLAAFALPSALSVAATYAALRLTAGRRLGARCEGGIGAPPLTAGGRGALAGIALTAVVLLAASALDRPLGVPTAAMGVLTAAAVLVRTRSSPAPVLRGIAWAVLPLVAGLFVLVEALDRTGVIRQLAAVLRAGVHASPAGTPWAAGVALAVASNFMNNLPAGLVASATLAQAHPPPAVTDALLIGVDLGPNLSVTGSLATILWLAAVRREGQDVGFGRFLRVGLLVMPPALLLALAARLVGA, encoded by the coding sequence GTGACCGCCCCCGTCGCCGACGGCCTGACCTGGGGCGTCGTGGCGCTCGCCACCGCCGGCGTGATCGCGCGCCCGTGGAAGCTCCCCGAGGCCGTGTGGGCCGTGTCCGGCGCGGTCCTCCTCGTCGCCCTCGGGCTGCTGCCCGCCCGCGTCGCCGCCGCGGGTGTCGGCAAGGGGCTCGACGTCTATTTCTTTCTGACGGGGATGATGCTGCTGTCGGAGATCGCCCGGCGCGAGGGGCTGTTCGACACCGTCGCGGCGCTCGCCGTCGCCCGGGCCGGCGGCTCGCCGCGGCGGCTCTTCCTGCTCGTCTACGCGGTCGGGACGGTCGTCACCGCCCTGCTCTCCAACGACGCGACGGCGGTCGTGCTCACGCCCGCGGTGTTCGCCGCGGCGCGGCGGGCGCGGGTGGACCCGCTGCCGTACGTGCTCGTGTGCGCCTTCGTCGCGAACGCGGCGAGCTTCGTCCTGCCGATCTCGAACCCGGCCAACCTCGTGCTCTACGGCGGCCGCGTGCCGCCGTTAGGCCGTTGGCTGGCGGCGTTCGCGCTGCCGTCGGCGCTCTCGGTCGCCGCGACCTACGCGGCGCTCCGCCTAACCGCGGGGCGGCGGCTCGGCGCGCGCTGCGAGGGCGGCATCGGGGCGCCGCCGCTCACCGCCGGCGGGCGGGGCGCGCTCGCCGGGATCGCGCTCACCGCCGTCGTGCTGCTCGCCGCCTCGGCGCTCGACCGGCCGCTCGGCGTCCCCACGGCGGCGATGGGCGTGCTCACCGCGGCGGCGGTCCTCGTGCGGACGCGGAGCTCGCCCGCGCCCGTGCTCCGCGGGATCGCCTGGGCCGTGCTCCCCCTCGTCGCGGGGCTGTTCGTGCTGGTCGAGGCGCTGGACCGGACGGGCGTGATCCGGCAGCTCGCGGCCGTGCTGCGCGCGGGCGTGCACGCGTCGCCGGCCGGCACGCCGTGGGCCGCGGGCGTCGCGCTCGCGGTCGCCTCCAACTTCATGAACAACCTGCCCGCCGGCCTGGTCGCCAGCGCGACGCTCGCGCAGGCGCACCCCCCGCCGGCCGTCACCGACGCGCTCCTGATCGGGGTCGACCTCGGCCCCAACCTGTCGGTCACCGGGTCGCTGGCCACGATCCTGTGGCTCGCGGCCGTCCGCCGCGAGGGGCAGGACGTCGGCTTCGGGCGCTTCCTCCGGGTCGGCCTCCTCGTCATGCCGCCGGCGCTCCTGCTCGCACTCGCGGCGCGGCTGGTCGGCGCGTGA
- a CDS encoding adenylyl-sulfate kinase — protein MPLLIAFAGLPGAGKTTLARAVARHLAATYLRIDTIEQALRSVGTLPAGVVTEGYVVAYRVAADNLALGRAVVADSVNPLDLTRDAWRDVAAAAGARLVDVEVVCSDRAEHRRRVETRANDVPGLTYPTWDAVAAREYHAWDRPRLVVDTAGRDVASCVEELVRRLPHRPT, from the coding sequence ATGCCACTCCTGATCGCCTTCGCCGGACTGCCCGGGGCGGGCAAGACCACGCTCGCCCGCGCCGTCGCCCGCCACCTCGCCGCGACGTACCTGCGGATCGACACGATCGAGCAAGCACTCCGGTCCGTCGGCACGCTCCCGGCCGGCGTCGTCACCGAAGGGTACGTGGTCGCGTACCGCGTCGCGGCCGACAACCTGGCGCTCGGGCGCGCCGTCGTCGCCGACTCGGTGAACCCGCTCGACCTGACGCGCGACGCGTGGCGGGACGTGGCCGCGGCGGCCGGGGCCCGGCTGGTCGACGTCGAGGTCGTCTGCTCGGACCGGGCGGAGCACCGCCGCCGGGTCGAGACGCGCGCGAACGACGTTCCGGGCCTCACGTACCCGACGTGGGACGCGGTGGCCGCGCGCGAGTACCACGCGTGGGACCGGCCCCGGCTCGTGGTCGACACCGCGGGCCGGGACGTCGCGTCGTGCGTGGAGGAGCTCGTTAGGCGGCTTCCGCACCGCCCCACGTGA
- the thrA gene encoding bifunctional aspartokinase I/homoserine dehydrogenase I: MHKFGGAALADAAAVRHAARIAADAPRPVVAVASAMRGVTDALLAVARAAAGGDRDAARAGAAALRAQHAEVVAGVAPDAAAGEALRDAVAAEFDDLDRIVDGLLALRELTPAVSDLVVARGERVAARCLTAALGGAGVEAVFVDATAVVRADARHGAAAPDLERTAACAAAALGPLLERGAVPVVPGFLAGAPDGATVTLGRGGSDLTATVLAAALRAPAVVLWKDVPGFLTADPRVVPEARLIPVLHAREAAELAYYGAKVLHPRALVPIAGASGRGTRVFVRPLADPAAPGTEIVVRPPRRAARRAGASARAAAPVKALSAVAEQALVTIAGAGMIGVPGMAARAFVALERAGVSVSLISQASSEQSICLVVPGAAADAAERALAAAFAPELARREVDAVGARRGVATVAIVGLGMAGTPGVAGRLFDALGEAGVNVVAIAQGASELNISVVVDAADAAASQRAVHAAFRLDKIGGGSPGARHPATPADVVLLGFGSVGRAVARQLAAPPARVRVVAVIDRSGYVFDPRGLSPERVAALARAKRGGAALADQPRGTRASADAALGAIAGHALSRPVLVDLTAGDTGAVLEAAVRHGMDLVLANKRPLADDTAATDGLARAAAAGGRRVLHEATVGAGLPLLDTLHKLRESGDRVLRIEGCPSGTLGYLFGELGRGVAFSDALGRAMALGYTEPDPRDDLSGADVARKAIILARLLGWRGEPADVPVESLVPAELRDLPLDAFLARALGERALDAGWAARVAEAAARGLVLRYRVSVSRGRVRVGLAAVPAGDPLANLSGTDNQFSITTRRYRTNPLVITGPGAGVDVTAGGVVNDVLKLAGTR; this comes from the coding sequence GTGCACAAGTTCGGCGGCGCCGCGCTCGCCGACGCCGCGGCCGTCCGGCATGCCGCGAGGATCGCGGCCGACGCGCCGCGGCCGGTGGTCGCGGTCGCCTCGGCGATGCGCGGCGTGACCGACGCGTTGCTCGCGGTCGCGCGGGCGGCGGCGGGCGGTGACCGCGACGCGGCCCGCGCGGGCGCGGCGGCGCTGCGGGCACAGCACGCCGAGGTCGTCGCGGGCGTGGCGCCCGACGCGGCCGCGGGGGAGGCGCTGCGGGACGCGGTGGCGGCCGAGTTCGACGATCTCGACCGGATCGTCGACGGGCTGCTCGCCCTGCGCGAGCTGACGCCGGCCGTCTCGGACCTCGTCGTCGCGCGCGGCGAGCGGGTCGCGGCGCGGTGCCTCACGGCGGCGCTCGGCGGGGCCGGCGTGGAGGCGGTGTTCGTGGACGCGACGGCGGTCGTGCGGGCCGACGCGCGGCACGGCGCGGCCGCCCCGGACCTGGAGCGCACCGCGGCGTGCGCCGCCGCGGCGCTGGGGCCGCTGCTCGAGCGCGGGGCCGTGCCCGTGGTGCCCGGCTTCCTGGCCGGCGCCCCCGACGGCGCGACGGTCACGTTAGGCCGCGGCGGCTCGGACCTGACGGCGACGGTGCTCGCCGCGGCGCTCCGGGCGCCGGCGGTGGTGCTCTGGAAGGACGTGCCCGGCTTCCTGACCGCGGACCCGCGTGTGGTGCCCGAGGCGCGGCTGATCCCCGTGTTGCACGCGCGGGAGGCGGCCGAGCTCGCGTACTACGGCGCGAAGGTGCTGCACCCGCGGGCGCTCGTGCCGATCGCCGGCGCGTCGGGGCGCGGGACGCGCGTCTTCGTGCGCCCGCTCGCCGACCCCGCGGCGCCGGGGACCGAGATCGTCGTGCGGCCGCCGCGGCGCGCGGCGCGGCGGGCGGGCGCGTCGGCCCGTGCGGCGGCGCCGGTGAAGGCGCTGAGCGCGGTCGCCGAGCAGGCGCTCGTGACGATCGCGGGCGCGGGGATGATCGGCGTGCCGGGGATGGCCGCGCGCGCGTTCGTCGCGCTCGAGCGGGCGGGCGTGTCGGTGTCGCTCATCTCGCAGGCGTCGTCGGAGCAGTCGATCTGCCTCGTCGTGCCCGGGGCGGCGGCCGACGCCGCGGAGCGGGCGCTCGCCGCGGCGTTCGCGCCCGAGCTCGCCCGGCGCGAGGTCGACGCCGTCGGCGCGCGCCGCGGGGTGGCGACGGTCGCGATCGTCGGGCTGGGGATGGCGGGGACGCCCGGCGTGGCGGGGCGGCTCTTCGACGCGTTAGGCGAGGCCGGCGTCAACGTCGTCGCGATCGCGCAGGGCGCCTCGGAGCTCAACATCTCGGTGGTCGTCGACGCGGCCGACGCGGCGGCGTCGCAGCGGGCGGTGCACGCGGCGTTCCGGCTCGACAAGATCGGCGGCGGCTCGCCGGGCGCGCGGCACCCGGCCACCCCGGCCGACGTCGTCCTGCTCGGCTTCGGCAGCGTCGGGCGGGCGGTGGCGCGGCAACTCGCGGCGCCGCCGGCGCGCGTGCGCGTGGTCGCGGTGATCGACCGGAGCGGGTACGTGTTCGACCCGCGCGGGCTCTCCCCGGAGCGCGTCGCCGCGCTGGCGCGCGCGAAGCGGGGCGGCGCGGCGCTCGCCGACCAGCCGCGCGGGACGCGCGCGTCGGCCGACGCGGCGCTCGGCGCGATCGCGGGGCACGCGCTCTCGCGCCCCGTGCTGGTGGACCTCACGGCGGGCGACACGGGCGCGGTGCTCGAGGCCGCGGTGCGCCACGGCATGGACCTCGTGCTCGCCAACAAGCGCCCGCTCGCCGACGACACCGCCGCGACCGACGGGCTCGCACGCGCCGCGGCCGCGGGCGGGCGGCGCGTGCTGCACGAGGCGACGGTCGGCGCGGGACTGCCGCTGCTCGACACGCTGCACAAGCTCCGCGAGTCGGGCGACCGCGTGCTGCGGATCGAGGGGTGCCCGTCGGGGACGTTAGGCTACCTGTTCGGCGAACTCGGTCGCGGGGTGGCGTTCTCCGACGCGCTCGGCCGCGCGATGGCGCTCGGCTACACCGAGCCCGACCCGCGCGACGACCTCTCGGGCGCGGACGTCGCGCGCAAGGCGATCATCCTCGCGCGGCTGCTCGGCTGGCGCGGCGAGCCGGCCGACGTGCCGGTCGAGTCGCTCGTCCCCGCGGAGCTGCGCGACCTGCCGCTCGACGCCTTCCTGGCGCGCGCGTTAGGCGAGCGCGCGCTCGACGCGGGCTGGGCGGCGCGCGTGGCCGAGGCGGCGGCGCGCGGGCTCGTGCTGCGCTACCGCGTGTCCGTGTCGCGCGGTCGTGTGCGCGTCGGGCTCGCGGCGGTGCCGGCGGGGGACCCGCTCGCGAACCTCTCGGGGACGGACAACCAGTTCAGCATCACGACGCGGCGGTACCGGACGAACCCACTCGTGATCACCGGGCCGGGGGCGGGGGTCGACGTGACCGCGGGCGGGGTGGTGAACGACGTGCTCAAGCTCGCCGGGACGCGGTGA
- a CDS encoding hypothetical protein (possible pseudo due to internal stop codon), with product MLNLTGVVRSDIRSSFGGASGTAVGVPLTIELTLVSASSCGVLADRAVYLWHCDRTGLYSLYGAGVTNQNYLRGVQATDSGGKVTFTSIFPACYSGRWPHIHFEVYPSLSAATDVKNKVATSQIAMPKSACDLVYATSGYAQSVKNLASTSLSTDLVFSDGAALELATITGDVTSGMTAALTVAVSGA from the coding sequence GTGCTCAACCTGACCGGCGTGGTGCGGAGCGACATCCGCTCGAGCTTCGGCGGCGCGAGCGGCACCGCGGTCGGCGTGCCGCTCACGATCGAGCTCACGCTCGTGTCGGCGTCGAGCTGCGGGGTACTCGCCGACCGCGCGGTCTACCTGTGGCACTGCGACCGGACCGGCCTGTACTCGCTCTACGGGGCGGGCGTGACGAACCAGAACTACCTGCGCGGCGTGCAGGCGACCGACAGCGGCGGCAAGGTCACGTTCACGTCCATCTTCCCGGCGTGCTACTCGGGGCGCTGGCCGCACATCCACTTCGAGGTCTACCCGAGCCTAAGCGCGGCGACGGACGTGAAGAACAAGGTCGCAACGTCGCAGATCGCGATGCCCAAGTCCGCGTGCGACCTCGTGTACGCGACGTCCGGCTACGCGCAGAGTGTGAAGAACCTGGCGAGCACGTCGCTCTCGACGGACCTCGTATTCAGCGACGGCGCGGCGCTCGAGCTGGCGACGATCACGGGCGACGTCACGAGCGGGATGACGGCCGCGCTGACGGTGGCGGTCAGCGGCGCTTGA
- a CDS encoding copper-translocating P-type ATPase, with amino-acid sequence MTAIDDAPRADASRVDLPITGMTCAACARRVETKLGRAPGVRRAAVNFATARATVEYDPDATGTRQLVGTVRDVGYGVTGTARAEFVVDDSARPSGSAAPLERRLTAIPGVVDAGFDPATMRVWAEYLPSATDATHVRREIEAFGYDVHPAARAADEATAVDAEAAARTDEVRALRRRFAVAAVLSLPVLALAMAHGRVPLFDRPWINWLQLALTTPVVLYSGRQFYRGAWAAFRHRAADMNTLIAVGTGTAYLYSVAATVAPGAVTGGAGRGPAAGTHGAPVYFEAAGVIVALVLLGRLLEARAKGRAGDAVRRLAGLQARTARVVRAGAEVDVAVEAVVPGDVVVVRPGEKIPVDGRVLAGTSAVDESMLTGESLPVEKGPGDAVFGATVNATGSFRFEVTKVGRDTALQQIVRLVEDAQGAKAPIARLADVVSGIFTPVVLCVAIATFVGWFVLSPPEVRLAAALVNFVAVLIIACPCALGLATPTAIMVGTGRGAELGVLIKGGDALETAHRLRTLVLDKTGTITEGRPALADVVTLGAESGDEVLRLAASAERGSEHPVGAALVRGAEARGLRLADATAFAALPGHGIEATVDGRRVLAGTAKLLASRGVDAAPADSLAAALAAAGTTPVHVAVDGRIAGLVAVADRVRPEARAAVAALKGLGLDVVMMTGDTRHAAAVVARQVGIDRVLAEALPAEKAAEVKRLQQADGRRVGMVGDGINDAPALAQADVGIAIGTGTDVAMEASDVTLVRGDLWGVVTALALSRATIRTVRQNLFWAFVYNAVGIPIAAGLLYPLTGWLLSPVLASAAMSVSSVSVVANSLRLRRFRAPAARAR; translated from the coding sequence ATGACAGCGATCGACGACGCGCCGCGCGCCGACGCCAGCCGCGTCGACCTCCCGATCACCGGAATGACGTGCGCGGCCTGCGCGCGTCGCGTCGAGACGAAACTCGGCCGCGCCCCGGGCGTCCGGCGCGCCGCGGTCAACTTCGCCACCGCCCGCGCCACGGTCGAGTACGACCCCGACGCGACCGGCACGCGCCAGCTCGTCGGCACGGTCCGGGACGTCGGCTACGGCGTGACCGGCACCGCGCGCGCCGAGTTCGTCGTCGACGACTCCGCCCGCCCGTCCGGCTCGGCCGCCCCGCTCGAACGGCGGCTGACGGCGATCCCGGGCGTGGTCGACGCCGGCTTCGACCCCGCGACGATGCGGGTGTGGGCCGAGTACCTGCCGAGCGCGACCGACGCGACGCACGTCCGGCGCGAGATCGAAGCGTTCGGCTACGATGTGCATCCGGCGGCGCGTGCCGCCGACGAGGCGACGGCGGTCGACGCCGAGGCCGCCGCGCGGACGGACGAAGTGCGCGCGCTCCGGCGGCGATTCGCGGTCGCGGCCGTGCTCTCGCTCCCGGTGCTCGCGCTCGCGATGGCGCACGGGCGCGTCCCGCTGTTCGACCGGCCGTGGATCAACTGGCTGCAGCTCGCGCTCACGACGCCCGTGGTGCTCTACAGCGGGCGCCAGTTCTACCGCGGCGCGTGGGCGGCCTTCCGGCACCGCGCGGCCGACATGAACACGCTCATCGCGGTCGGCACCGGCACGGCGTACCTCTACTCGGTCGCGGCTACGGTCGCCCCGGGCGCGGTCACTGGCGGAGCGGGGCGCGGCCCGGCGGCCGGCACGCACGGCGCGCCCGTCTACTTCGAGGCCGCGGGCGTGATCGTCGCGCTCGTCCTGTTAGGCCGCCTGCTCGAGGCGCGCGCGAAGGGGCGGGCGGGCGACGCCGTCCGACGGCTCGCCGGGCTGCAGGCGCGGACCGCGCGCGTGGTCCGGGCGGGCGCGGAGGTCGACGTGGCGGTCGAGGCCGTCGTCCCGGGCGACGTCGTGGTCGTCCGCCCGGGCGAGAAGATCCCCGTCGACGGCCGCGTCCTCGCCGGGACGTCGGCCGTGGACGAGTCGATGCTGACGGGCGAGTCGCTCCCCGTCGAAAAGGGGCCCGGCGACGCCGTGTTCGGCGCGACGGTGAACGCGACGGGCAGCTTCCGCTTCGAGGTCACGAAGGTCGGGCGCGACACGGCGCTCCAGCAGATCGTGCGGCTCGTCGAGGACGCGCAGGGCGCGAAGGCGCCGATCGCGCGGCTCGCCGACGTCGTGAGCGGGATCTTCACGCCGGTCGTCCTCTGCGTCGCGATCGCGACGTTCGTCGGCTGGTTCGTCCTCTCCCCGCCGGAGGTCCGCCTCGCGGCGGCGCTCGTCAACTTCGTCGCCGTGCTCATCATCGCCTGCCCCTGCGCGCTCGGCCTCGCCACGCCCACGGCGATCATGGTCGGCACCGGGCGCGGCGCCGAGCTCGGGGTGCTGATCAAGGGCGGCGACGCGCTCGAGACGGCGCACCGGCTCCGGACGCTCGTCCTCGACAAAACGGGCACGATCACCGAGGGGCGCCCCGCGCTCGCCGACGTCGTCACGTTAGGCGCGGAGTCGGGGGACGAGGTGCTCCGCCTCGCGGCGAGCGCGGAGCGGGGGAGCGAGCACCCGGTCGGCGCCGCGCTCGTGCGGGGCGCGGAGGCCCGCGGGCTCCGGCTCGCCGACGCGACGGCGTTCGCCGCGCTCCCCGGCCACGGCATCGAGGCGACGGTCGACGGCCGCCGCGTGCTGGCCGGCACCGCGAAGCTGCTCGCCAGCCGGGGCGTCGACGCGGCCCCGGCCGATTCGCTCGCCGCCGCGCTCGCGGCCGCGGGGACGACGCCCGTCCACGTCGCCGTCGACGGGCGCATCGCGGGGCTGGTCGCCGTCGCCGACCGGGTGCGGCCCGAGGCGCGCGCCGCGGTGGCGGCCCTGAAAGGGCTGGGACTCGACGTCGTCATGATGACCGGCGACACGCGGCACGCGGCGGCGGTCGTCGCGCGGCAGGTCGGGATCGACCGGGTGCTGGCCGAGGCGCTACCGGCAGAGAAGGCGGCCGAAGTAAAGCGGCTGCAGCAGGCCGACGGGCGCCGCGTCGGGATGGTCGGCGACGGCATCAACGACGCCCCGGCGCTCGCGCAGGCCGACGTCGGCATCGCGATCGGGACCGGCACCGACGTCGCGATGGAAGCGAGCGACGTCACGCTCGTGCGCGGCGACCTCTGGGGCGTCGTCACCGCGCTCGCCCTCTCGCGCGCGACGATCCGGACGGTGCGGCAGAACCTGTTCTGGGCGTTCGTCTACAACGCGGTCGGGATCCCGATCGCCGCCGGGCTGCTCTACCCGCTCACCGGATGGCTGCTGTCGCCGGTGCTCGCGAGCGCGGCGATGAGCGTGTCGAGCGTCAGCGTCGTCGCGAACAGCCTGCGCCTGCGGCGCTTCCGGGCGCCGGCGGCGCGCGCCCGGTGA